The Vibrio sp. 10N DNA window GTCGACCTTCTTGGCCCATTTGTTGATTCCAGCCAAGACACGCAGCAAAGTGTCGCGGTCAGTATCGATATCCGAAACCTACCTAAAAACCTTGCTCAGCTTTCACTGACGCTGGATCAGTTGTCTTTAAAGCACGACGTCAAGCTGCTGTTTCTCGATGCCGACAAGTCGGTGTTACTCACTCGCTATAGCGAGACACGCCGTATTCATCCCTTGTCGCAGCGTGAAGACAAACTCTCTCTTGAGCAAGCGATCGATTTAGAGCACACACTGCTCGCGCCAATTAAAGAGCAAGCCGATTACGTCATCGACTCCAGCAAGCAGTCTATTCATGATCTCAGTGAAGCCATTCGCTTTCAGATAGAAGGACAAGAGAAAAAAGAGCTGGTCATGGTGTTTCAGTCGTTTGGATTTAAATATGGCATGCCAAGTGACGCAGATTATGTGTTTGATGTGCGCTTTTTGCCGAACCCACACTGGCAACCAGAGCTTCGCCCAATGACTGGCCTCGATGCTCCCATTAAATCATTTCTTGAGTCCTATCCTGATGTGATTGAACTAAAGCATCAAATCCAAGGCTTTGTCGAGCGTTGGCTTCCGCTACTAGAAAAGAACAATCGCAGTTATTTGACCGTGGCAATCGGCTGCACTGGTGGCAAGCACCGCTCTGTTTATATTACTCAGCAAATCGGTGAGTATTTCGAGCAGCTCGGCCACAAGGTGAAAATCCGTCACGCCTCACTCGAAAAAAACCAATAGGAATATCAATGTCTCACTCTCGCACTGTGCTTATTCTCAATCGTCTTGGTCTGCATGCTCGCGCCGCGGTTAAACTGGTCGAATTAGCACAGAGCTTTGATGCGACAGTGACCATCTGTAACCACGAACAGAAAGAAGCCACAGCCGACAGCGTGATGGGGTTATTGATGCTTGAATCAGCACAAGGTGAGAACATTACCATCAAAGCAACAGGCACTCAGGCAGAAGCGGCACTCAATGCCGTCTGTGACTTGGTCGAACATCGTTTCGACGAAGACGAGTAACGTCATCCCCCAGCCTACTCCAAACAAAAAACTTTCTCGCCATTGATAACTAGTTATTAATTAACAAGCAGAATTAGGCTACTATTCAGTACATTAACAAGCAGTTGAGTGTAGGGGGCATCCATGGCAGAGCAAATAGAATTCGATCAAGCTCACCAAACCCTCCAAGAAGTCACAGAAGCGCTAGAAAACGGCCGCTTCGTATTCGTTCGTAGACAACTTCAGGACATGGAGCCTGAAGACATCGCCCATCTTTTAGAAGCCTCACCACGCAAAAGCCGTGAAGTACTGTGGCAGCTAACCGATCCTGAAGATTACGGTGAGATCCTTGATGAACTTAACGAGGATGTCAAAGATGCGTTAGTCTCAAAAATGGCGCCCGAGAAGCTCGCAGAAGCGACGGAAGGCATGGACACCGACGATGTGGCCTACGTTCTTCGTAGTCTTCCAGATGATGTCTCTCGTGAAGTTCTATCGCAAATGGATACGGCCGACCGTTTACGCGTCGAAACCGCCCTATCTTACCCAGAAGATACCGCTGGTGGCATCATGAATACCGACGTTATCACCATTCGTGGTGATGTCGATGTCGATGTCGTACTGCGTTATCTGCGCATGAAAGGTGAGCTGCCAGAAGCCACCGATGCGCTGTATGTCATTGATGAAGAAGATATGCTGATTGGTCACCTTTCTTTGACCACTTTGTTAACCACTCAGCCCGATATCAAAGTTAGTGACGTGATGGACGATGCCGATGAAGCCATTCATGTTGAAACCAGTGATTCCGATGTGGCTTCGCTATTTGAACGTCGTGACTGGGTATCCGCGCCGGTAGTGGATAGCCAGCACCACCTCGTTGGCCGTATTACCATCGATGACGTGGTCGACATCATCCGTGAAGACGCCGAACACTCCATGATGAGTATGGCGGGTATGGATGATGACGAAGATACCTTCGCACCTGTGGTGAAATCTGCTAGAAGACGCAGTGTTTGGCTCGGGGCGAATGTCTTAGCTGCACTCGCGGCAGCCTCAGTGTCCAACATGTTTGAGGCAACCCTTGAGCAAATGGCCGCTATTGCAGTATTAATGACGATTGTCCCTTCCATGGGTGGTGTTGCGGGTAACCAAACGGTAGCACTCGTCATTCGCGGCTTGGCACTGGGCCACATTGGTGACAGTAACCGCAGAGAACTGCTCCTCAAAGAAGCGGCGATCGGCTTTCTTAACGGGATCCTTTGGGCGCTCATCATCGGCGGTATTGTCGTGGCTTGGAAAGGCGACTGGATGCTGGGCGGCATTATCTCTGCCGCAATGATGACCAACTTATTGGTCGCGGGTATTGCCGGGGTAACCATCCCAATTCTGCTTAAGAAAATGAACATCGACCCTGCACTCGCAGGAGGTATGGCACTCACCACGATTACCGATGTGGTTGGCCTATCCGTGTTCTTGGGCCTCGCTACCATCATGATTACATAAAAAAAATAAGGCTCCATTGGAGCCTTATTTTTTAGTCTTCTATAGCTTTCTTCTCAACAAGAGTAATGCAATGGTGAGAAATACCAAGCTTGGCCCTAAAGCACCAAACAGCGGTGACATGCCGTACACCAGACTCACTGGGCCAAAGAACTCACTGGAAATATAAAAGGTAAAGCCCGCTATCACACCAGAGAGAATTCGTGCCCCCATGGTGACACTTCTCAATGGACCAAACACAAACGAGAGTGCCATCAGCATCATCACCGCCACCGATATAGGCTGGGTTGCCTTACGCCAAAAGGCTAATTCATAACGTGATGCATCTTGCTCTGAGTCTTTCAAGTATTGGGTATAGTCCCAAAGTCCGCTCAGTGGCAGCTCGTTGAGGTCAACCGTCACGATGGCCAACTTGTCAGGAACGAGCGATGTTTGCCACTCTTGGCTATCGATGGTCTCTTTGCTGAGCACCACACTATCTGCCATATTCGTCACTTGAATGTCGTACATCTGCCAACGGTTATCACCAAGATAATCGGCACGATCAGCGTATATCGTCGCCACCAGATGCTTATCGGTGTCAAAACGCCACAAATTCATGCCTTGGATAGACTCGCCATCGACTTTGGAGATAAAAATAAAGTCATTAGCATCCCGCGCCCAGACCCCATTCCTCACCGAAACAATACTTCCCCCGGTGATGGACTGCATGCGTAAGTCTCGAGCCATTTGCTGAGTAGTTGGTGCCCCCCATTCACCGAGAGCCATCACCGCTAGCATCAATGGAACTGCGGTCTTGAGCACCGAAAAACCAATACGCATTTTTGAAATGCCGGCAGCCTGCATGACCACCAGCTCAGAACTACCCGCCAACATACCAAGGCCAATAAGCGAGCCAAGCAGTGCAGCCATAGAGAAAAACAGTTCCACATCACGCGGCATACCAAGCAGTACAAAGTACATAGCCGACAGCATATCATAGCTACCTTCACCGACAGAGCGCAGCTGCTCAACAAATTTGATCACCGCTGACAAACCAACAAACACCGACAATACCAGCAAAATGGTGGTAATAATGGTTCGGCCAACATAGACATCTAAAATTCGAAACACGTTTACGCTACCTCTTGCGGCTTACCGCGTCTTTTGCGACGCCATTTTTCTCTGACTTTTCTTACTGGCACGGTATCCCAAGTGTTCACCCCAATCGCCGCGACTAACAACGCAAAGTTCACGGGCCACAGACCAATATAAGTTGGGAATGCGCCATCTTCTAGCGCCGATTTCATTGCGCTGATCGCCATAAAGTAAGCAAAGTAAACGAATATCGCCGGCCCCATTTTGGCAAACTTGCTCTGCCTTGGGTTCACCGCTGACAGCGGTACCACCAGCATAGTTAACAATGGGATACATACGACAAGGGAAATGCGCCAATGAAGCTCAGCCTGCGCTTTTGGCGTAGGATCAGAGATCAAATCCAAGGTCGGAATGGCCATCCATGAGCGGCCTCTTGGCTTCACTTCACGCTGACCAATCACCCCTTCATACTCGGAAAACTCCGTGATCATATATTCTAGGCGCGTTGGTATGCCTTCATAACGGGTGCCATCGTACAGGGCAATGACTTGTCTGCCATCACTCAGCTCTTTCACCTCACCGGATTTGGCAGAAATCACGCTTGGCAATATAGAGTCTCTAGGGCTGAGCTGCGCAACAAATACATTATCCAGTTTGCGATTACGGATATCGTCAATAAACACCACTGACGACCCATCTGGCGTGCGCTGGAAGCTCCCCGTTTGAATTAGCTCAACTGAGTTTTCCGACGCCAGCTTTTCTCGGATCTGCACTTCTTGCTCTTGCGTCCAAGGGGCAAGCCAAAATGCATTAAATGCCGCCAGCGAGGTGGTGATCACAGCAAGATACATCGCGGCACGGATCAAAAACTTGTTACCGATACCAGTGGCGTTCATGACCGTAATTTCACTTTCGGCATATAAACGACCAAACGTAACCAAAATACCGATGTAGATACTCAGCGGGAACATCAACAGTCCCATGGTTGGCATGCTGATCCCCGCCAACGTCATAATCAGTCCGGCGGGAATGTCCCCATCCGACGCATCAGCAAGCACTTGGATAAATTGACGGCTGAAAAACACGAGAAAGAGCACTAAAAAGATAGCTAATTGGCTCTTAACTGTTTCTCTGATCAAATATCTAACAATAATCACAGTGAAAACACCTATACAAAACTTGTTTTTTTGATTGAATCGCTATAGTTTTCGGATAAACCTTTTATTTTTTACTTTTTTGATCGATTCTTATCTTTAGATTATAGGCCGAACTGGCACATAAATTTCAAACACTAATAATCGATTATCTAACATTTAGTTCTATTTGTCTTTAGGATGTAGGAGTACGCATGGAGTTTAGTGTAAAAAGTGGCAGCCCAGAGAAGCAGCGCAGTGCTTGCATCGTAGTTGGCGTTTTTGAGCCACGTCGTCTCTCACCAGTTGCAGAGCAGCTGGACAAAATCAGTGATGGCTATATCAGCTCACTGCTACGCCGTGGCGACCTTGAAGGTAAGCCAGGCCAAATGCTTCTTTTGCACCAAGTGCCTGGGGTACTGTCAGAGCGTGTACTTCTAGTAGGTTGTGGTAAAGAGCGCGAGCTTGGCGAGCGTCAATACAAAGAAATTATCCAAAAAACCATCAGCACGCTGAACGAAACGGGTTCAATGGAAGCCGTTTGCTTCCTAACCGAGCTTCACGTTAAAGGCCGCGACACATACTGGAAAGTACGCCAAGCGGTAGAAGCGACCAAAGATGGTCTGTATACCTTCGATCAATTCAAGAGCAGCAAGCCAGAAACTCGCCGTCCACTTCGTAAACTAGTATTTAACGTACCAACGCGTCGTGAACTAAACCTAGGCGAAAAAGCGATTGCGCATGGTCTCGCGGTTGCATCAGGTGTGAAAGCATCAAAAGATCTTGGCAACATGCCACCAAACATTGCCAACCCTGCTTACCTAGCGTCTCAAGCTCGTCGCCTTGCTGATGACTATGAAACCGTCACGACTAAGATCATCGGTGAGCAAGAGATGGAAAAACTAGGCATGACCTCTTACCTAGCGGTAGGTCGTGGCTCTAAGAACGAATCTATGATGTCTATCATGGAATACAAGGGCAACCCAGAGTCAGACGCAAAACCAATCGTACTGGTCGGTAAAGGCCTGACTTTCGATTCAGGCGGCATCTCGCTAAAACCGGGTGAAGGCATGGATGAGATGAAGTACGACATGTGTGGTGCGGCATCGGTATTCGGTACCATGAAGGCACTTGCGAAGCTAAACCTACCTATCAATGTTATTGGCATCCTCGCGGGTTGTGAAAACATGCCAGGTAGTAATGCTTACCGTCCAGGCGACATCCTAACCACCATGTCAGGCCAAACGGTTGAAGTACTTAACACCGATGCAGAAGGCCGTCTGGTACTGTGTGACGCGCTAACATACGTTGAGCGTTACGAGCCAGAGTGTGTGGTTGACGTAGCGACGCTAACAGGTGCTTGTGTTATCGCATTAGGTCACCACATCAGCGGTGTTATCTCTAACCACAACCCACTGTCTCACGAGCTAGTTAACGCTTCTGAGCAAGCGGGTGACCGAGCTTGGCGCCTACCGATGGCAGATGAGTACCAAGAACAGCTAGCAAGCCCATTTGCAGACATGGCAAACATTGGCGGCCGCCCTGGCGGTACCATTACTGCTGGCTGCTTCCTATCGCGCTTTACGAAGAAGTACCACTGGGCTCACCTAGATATCGCAGGTACCGCATGGAAGTCTGGTAAAGCAAAAGGCTCTACTGGCCGTCCAGTCTCACTACTTGTCCAATTCTTGCTTAACCGCAGTGGCCAAGAGACTGAAGAGTAATCGAAAAAAGGGCCGCAAGGCCCTTTTTTAGTTTTAGGCATCCGTAATTTCCCTCTATACACAGAAGTCACGATATGAATACTGCAACGTTCTACATTATTGGAGAAGAGTCTGAGCAAGCAACGCCGCAAGGTTGGTTTGCCTATGTGCATTTTCTTAGTCGTCACTTCACTGGGCAAGGAGCCAAACTCTACATCAATTGCACCGATAGACAGCACGCTGAGACTGTGGCTGAGTTTTTCTGGCAAGTTTCCCCAGAGCAATTTATTGCCCACAATTTAGTGGGGGAAGGACCAAAGAATGGCACACCGGTTGAGATCGGTTTTGAAGGGCTTAAACCCAGTTGGAACCGTCAATTGGTAATAAATCTGGCTAATAGTCACGCAACCTTTGCGAACTCCTTTGGTCAAGTGGTAGACTTCGTCCCTTGCGAAGAAAAAGCTAAGCAAGTTGCGCGAGAAAGGTATAAAATTTACCGTCAAGCGGGCTATCAGCTACAAACCATTGAGATTCAACATTCAGAATCCTAATCAAGGTCAATCCTTATAAGTAAGCGTGACACACTCTCGTTTATTTATAAGGTTTGGCAAATTTCTTTCACAGATTAAAGTAAGTATCCAAGAAAGCTATGGAAAAGACATATAACCCACAATCTATCGAACAAGCTCTGTACAAGACTTGGGAAGAGAAAGGCTACTTTAAGCCACACGGTGACACATCTAAAGAATCATACAGCATCATGATCCCGCCACCGAACGTCACTGGTAGCTTGCACATGGGTCACGCTTTCCAAGATACCATCATGGATACTCTGATCCGTGCTGAGCGCATGAAAGGCAAAAATACCCTTTGGCAAGTTGGTACCGACCACGCGGGTATCGCAACGCAAATGGTTGTTGAGCGCAAGATCGCCGCTGAAGAAGGCAAAACTAAGCACGATTACGGTCGTGACGCATTCATTGACAAAATTTGGGAATGGAAAGGCGAGTCTGGTGGCACGATCACTAAACAGCTTCGTCGCCTAGGTGCTTCAGTAGACTGGGATCGCGAGCGCTTTACTATGGATGACGGCCTGTCTAACGCCGTTCAAGAAGTCTTCGTTCGTCTATATGAAGACGATCTTATCTACCGTGGTAAGCGTCTAGTTAACTGGGATCCAAAGCTGCACACAGCAATCTCAGATCTAGAAGTAGAAAACAAAGACAAAAAAGGCCACATGTGGCACTTCCGCTACCCACTAGCGGATGGCGTTAAGACCGCTGAAGGCAAAGACTACATCGTTGTTGCAACCACTCGTCCAGAAACCATGCTTGGTGATACGGGCGTTGCAGTAAACCCTGAAGATCCTCGCTACAAAGATCTTATTGGCAAAGAAATCCTGCTTCCTATCGTTGATCGCCGCATCCCTATCGTGGGTGACGAGCATGCCGATATGGAAAAAGGCACAGGCTGTGTGAAGATCACACCAGCACACGACTTCAATGACTACGAAGTAGGTAAACGTCATCAACTACCGATGATCAACATCCTAACCTTCGATGCCAATATCCGTGACGCCGCTGAAGTATTTAACACCAACGGTGAAGCGAGCGACGCGTATACAACCGAGCTTCCAGCGAAATACCACGGTATGGAGCGTTTTGCTGCTCGTAAAGCGATCGTGGCAGAATTCGAAGAGCTGGGTCTTCTTGATGAGATCAAAGATCACGACCTAACGGTACCTTACGGCGACCGTGGTGGCGTGGTTATTGAGCCAATGCTAACTGACCAATGGTATGTTCGCACAGCCCCTCTTGCTGAAACAGCAACTAAAGCCGTTGAAGACGGCGAAATCCAATTTGTGCCTAAACAGTACGAAAACATGTACTTCTCTTGGATGCGTGACATTCAAGACTGGTGTATCTCTCGTCAGCTATGGTGGGGCCACCGTATCCCAGCATGGTACGACAACGACGGCAACGTGTACGTAGGTCGCACCGAAGAAGAAGTTCGTGAGAAGAACGGTCTGGCACCGGTTGTTGTACTGCGCCAAGACGATGACGTACTGGATACTTGGTTCTCTTCAGCGCTATGGACATTCGGAACGCAAGGCTGGCCAGAAAACACTGACGATCTAAAAACCTTCCACCCGTCAGATGTACTGGTTACTGGTTTCGACATCATCTTCTTCTGGGTTGCACGCATGATCATGATGACCATGCACTTCTGTAAAGATGAAAATGGCAAGCCACAAGTACCATTCAAGACGGTTTACGTTACCGGTCTAATCCGTGACGAGAACGGCGACAAGATGTCGAAGTCGAAAGGTAACGTACTTGACCCAATCGATATGATTGATGGTATCGATCTTGAGTCTCTAGTCGAGAAGCGCACTGGTAACATGATGCAGCCTCAACTAGCGAAGAAGATCGAGAAGAACACTCGTAAGACATTCGAGGATGGCATTGAACCATACGGTACGGATGCACTTCGCTTCACTCTTGCAGCAATGGCGTCTACAGGTCGTGATATCAACTGGGATATGAAGCGTCTTGAAGGTTACCGTAACTTCTGTAACAAGCTGTGGAACGCAAGCCGTTACGTACTGATGAACACTGAAGACCAAGATTGTGGCTTCGGCGAAGGTGACATCGAGTACTCACTAGCAGACAAGTGGATCGAATCTCAGTTCGAACTGGCAGCCAAAGAGTTTAACGCTCACCTAGACAACTACCGTCTAGACATGGCAGCAAACACTATCTACGAGTTCATCTGGAACCAATTCTGTGACTGGTACCTAGAGCTGACTAAACCAGTTCTATGGAAAGGCAACGAAGCTCAGCAACGTGGTACGCGTCGTACGCTGATCACCGTACTTGAGAAGACACTTCGTCTTGCTCACCCAGTACTGCCATACATCACTGAAACTATCTGGCAAAGCGTTATACCACTAGTTGACGGTGTTGAAGGCCCTGATTCTGAAGAAAGAACAATCATGCTACAAGCTCTACCTCAGTTTGAAGAAGCTAACTTCAACCAAGAAGCGCTTGATGATATCGAGTGGGTGAAAGCATTCATTACTAGTATCCGTAACCTTCGTGCAGAATACGACATTGCACCAAGCAAAGGTCTGGACGTGATGCTGAAGGTTGCTGACGAGAAAGACGCAGCGCGCCTAGAAGCAAACAAAGCAGTTCTTGCTTCACTTGCAAAACTAGAAGGCATCAAGGTACTGGCTGAAGGCGAAGAGACACCAGCATGTGCAACAGCACTGGTTGGTAAGTCTGAGCTGATGATCCCAATGGCGGGTCTGATCGACAAAGACGCTGAGCTGGATCGTCTAGCGAAAGAGATTGCTAAGACTCAAGGCGAGATCAAGCGTATCGAAGGTAAGCTAGGTAACGAAGGCTTCGTAGCAAAAGCACCAGAAGCAGTCGTGGCTAAAGAGCGTGAGAAGCTAGAAGGCTACAAAGAGACGCTAGTTAAACTTGAAGAGCAAAAGCAAACTATTGCTGCGCTTTAATTAGCAAGTCTAAAAACATAAGCCGAGAGTGGTAACACTCTCGGCTTTTTTTGTTTTCAACGCCATTGGACAGAGTTTAACGTCAGCCTCATATTCCCCGTAATCCTCATATCCCACGTCATCCTCATATATGGACTCCCGTTAGATTGCAACTAGAGGACAAAAATAAGTAGGAAGCATGCGCATATTCGGGCTCTTATTGAGTAGCGAACTCTGCCCCTTGATGTTTTCGCACCCTAATGCCACTTCGCGAAAAAGGTACCTGGTACCATGAGGATGATCTGGCTCGTTAGGGTCGGTCTTACCTGTTTTCGTCTTACTCTTGGTTGTAATCTAAATAGGGGTTTTAAACTGGCTCGGGTAATTGGTATGGTTGGTGGTGATTAAGCATCGACCATGCCGTTCTGACTGTTTTGTTAGCAAGAGCAACAGCCGCTCTTCGGAGCCCTGCTCTTTCTATCAGGCCTTTAACCCAAGCCTCTTTTGTTGTTTTAGGCTCCCTTCGGTCGACAGCACGAACAAAAGCGAGAGCACCTTGAATCAAATTAGCTCGTATTCGTTTACAGGCGTATTTTTTGCCTATACCTAAAAGCACAGTCTTGCCGCCAGTGCTGTACTGTTTTGGCGTTAGGCCAATGCACGCAGAAGCTTCACGGCCATTTTTGAAGTTGCCGCCGTCTTCACCTATGGATAGATACAAGGCTAATGCGTTGACATTACCTACGCCCTCAAGAGCAGATAGAGCACGACATTCAGGTTGTTGTTGAATCTCATTGTTGAGTTGTTTTACAACCTTTTCTTTCCTTGCTGTAAGGTCTTGGTACAGCCAATACATTGTCGATATTTGCTCTCTGACAATATCTGGTAGGCCATTTTCTGCATCTTCTAAGACGAAAGGAACTTGCTTTCCAAAAGCGGACGTTCCGCGTGGAATATCAACCCCAAACTCGGCAATAAGTGCTCTAATCATGTTGCTTGTAGCAGTGATTGTATCGACCAAGTGCTGTCTCATCTTGTCGATGGATTGAAGTGACTGCGCCCTGACAGATTTGACCGCAATAAAGTGGACATTAGGCTGTTTAGCTGCGACAGCAATGGCCATTGCATCATTCTTGTCTGTTTTTTGATTCGAGCGGAATGGGGATACATTCTTTGGTGCGATTAAGATAACTTCATGCCCTAAAGACTGACAAAAACGCCCCCAAAAATGGGAAGTGCCGCAGGACTCCATGACGACAGTACAAGGCGGCTGTTTAGCTAGCCAAGATTTTAGTTTGGCTTTACTGAACGCCTTCTCGGTGGCGACATGATTGCCAATCAGCTTACAAACTTGAAATGAGTTCTTTGCTAAATCAATCGCAATGATCGTAGACTTATTCATGTATGGACTCCTAAAGATTATGGTTTGGTCACCAGTAATTTTAGCTCCCTCTTGAGGGAGGGAGTCCATACATCGCGAAAGTGAGGATCTTCATCCACGAATACCACGGTCAAATTGTGTGAGCCACTCACCACACGAGATCCCTTTTTTCAGGAGATTACGAAAGTACTGCTTTGAGCGCAGCGTATACTAATAACCCAAATAGACGTCATTCTCACGAAAGTGAGGATCTTCATCCACGAATATCACGGTCAAATTGTGTGAGCCACTCACCACACGAGATCCCCTTTTTCAAGGAGATGGCGAAAGTACTGCATTGAGCGCAGCGTACACTAATAACCAAAATAGACGTCATCCTCACGAAAGTGAGGATCTTCACCCGCTAGTACCGCGGTCAAATTGTGTGAGTCACTTGCCGCACGAGGTCCCCTTTTTCAAGGGGATGACGTCTGTTATCTAATGTTGTAAAGACTACTTCAACACCGTCTCAAGCGCCTTCAGACAAAGCGCGACATTCTCTCTTCTCGCGCCGTAGCCCATCAAACCAATACGCCATGCTTTTCCAGCGAGCGCACCAAGGCCAGCACCAATCTCAAGGTTGTACTCTTCTAACAGCTGCGCTCTTACTGCGGCATCATCTACGCCTTCTGGAAGATAGACGGCATTAAGTTGCGGTAGACGACTTTGCTCTTCAACAACAAAACTCAGACCTAGGTTTTCGAGCCCTTCACGTAGCAACATATGCATGTCTTTATGGCGCTGCCATGCATTCTCTAGCCCTTCGTTTTTCAAAAGCACCAACGACTCATGAAGCGCGTAAAGGCTGTTTACTGGCGCAGTGTGGTGATAACTACGCTTACCCTCCCCGCTCCAATAACCTAGTACTAGGCTCTGATCCAAGAACCAACTCTGAACTGGTGCTTGTCGGGACTTAATCACTTCAATGGCTGCTGGAGACAGGGTGACTGGTGACAAACCAGGAACACAAGAGAGGCACTTTTGGCTACCAGAGTAAACGGCATCCAACTGCCACTCGTCTACCAATAACGGAACACCACCTAGTGAGGTCACTGCATCCACAATAGATAGCATGTTGTGCTGCTTAGCCAGCGCACCTAGCGCTTTAGCATCACTCACCGCTCCGGTAGAGGTTTCAGCATGCACAAATGCGAGGATCTTCGCATCAGGATGTTCAGCTATCGCCTGTTCGACTTTAGTGACCGAAGCCGGTGCACCCCACTCATCATCCACCACAATCGCCTCGCCGCCACAGCGAACCACGTTCTCACGCATGCGCTCACCAAACACACCATTGCGGCACACGATAACCTTATCACCTGGCTCGACTAGGTTTACAAAGCAAGTTTCCATACCGGCACTACCAGGGGCAGAGACCGCAATTGTAAATTCATTTTCTGTTTGGAATGCGTATTTCAGCAGCGCTTTGAGCTCATCCATCATCCCGATAAAAAGTGGGTCAAGGTGACCTATTGTTGGGCGGCTCAATGCTTGCAATACTTGCGGATAGATATCAGATGGGCCAGGTCCCATTAGAGTTCGGTGAGGGGGCACAAAGCTTGAAATGGTCATGGGCAGTTATCCTATTAGGTTATTGTAGTTGTTGGGAAAAACATCACGTTGGACGTTAATGCCATCTACAATGGCGAAAAAACAACATTTTTGCAACATCCAACCACTCAAGTTTTTCATGTGAAATGCATAAACATCCATTGACTTTTGGCACGCAAAAACG harbors:
- a CDS encoding IS110 family transposase is translated as MNKSTIIAIDLAKNSFQVCKLIGNHVATEKAFSKAKLKSWLAKQPPCTVVMESCGTSHFWGRFCQSLGHEVILIAPKNVSPFRSNQKTDKNDAMAIAVAAKQPNVHFIAVKSVRAQSLQSIDKMRQHLVDTITATSNMIRALIAEFGVDIPRGTSAFGKQVPFVLEDAENGLPDIVREQISTMYWLYQDLTARKEKVVKQLNNEIQQQPECRALSALEGVGNVNALALYLSIGEDGGNFKNGREASACIGLTPKQYSTGGKTVLLGIGKKYACKRIRANLIQGALAFVRAVDRREPKTTKEAWVKGLIERAGLRRAAVALANKTVRTAWSMLNHHQPYQLPEPV
- a CDS encoding valine--tRNA ligase codes for the protein MEKTYNPQSIEQALYKTWEEKGYFKPHGDTSKESYSIMIPPPNVTGSLHMGHAFQDTIMDTLIRAERMKGKNTLWQVGTDHAGIATQMVVERKIAAEEGKTKHDYGRDAFIDKIWEWKGESGGTITKQLRRLGASVDWDRERFTMDDGLSNAVQEVFVRLYEDDLIYRGKRLVNWDPKLHTAISDLEVENKDKKGHMWHFRYPLADGVKTAEGKDYIVVATTRPETMLGDTGVAVNPEDPRYKDLIGKEILLPIVDRRIPIVGDEHADMEKGTGCVKITPAHDFNDYEVGKRHQLPMINILTFDANIRDAAEVFNTNGEASDAYTTELPAKYHGMERFAARKAIVAEFEELGLLDEIKDHDLTVPYGDRGGVVIEPMLTDQWYVRTAPLAETATKAVEDGEIQFVPKQYENMYFSWMRDIQDWCISRQLWWGHRIPAWYDNDGNVYVGRTEEEVREKNGLAPVVVLRQDDDVLDTWFSSALWTFGTQGWPENTDDLKTFHPSDVLVTGFDIIFFWVARMIMMTMHFCKDENGKPQVPFKTVYVTGLIRDENGDKMSKSKGNVLDPIDMIDGIDLESLVEKRTGNMMQPQLAKKIEKNTRKTFEDGIEPYGTDALRFTLAAMASTGRDINWDMKRLEGYRNFCNKLWNASRYVLMNTEDQDCGFGEGDIEYSLADKWIESQFELAAKEFNAHLDNYRLDMAANTIYEFIWNQFCDWYLELTKPVLWKGNEAQQRGTRRTLITVLEKTLRLAHPVLPYITETIWQSVIPLVDGVEGPDSEERTIMLQALPQFEEANFNQEALDDIEWVKAFITSIRNLRAEYDIAPSKGLDVMLKVADEKDAARLEANKAVLASLAKLEGIKVLAEGEETPACATALVGKSELMIPMAGLIDKDAELDRLAKEIAKTQGEIKRIEGKLGNEGFVAKAPEAVVAKEREKLEGYKETLVKLEEQKQTIAAL
- a CDS encoding pyridoxal-phosphate-dependent aminotransferase family protein; its protein translation is MTISSFVPPHRTLMGPGPSDIYPQVLQALSRPTIGHLDPLFIGMMDELKALLKYAFQTENEFTIAVSAPGSAGMETCFVNLVEPGDKVIVCRNGVFGERMRENVVRCGGEAIVVDDEWGAPASVTKVEQAIAEHPDAKILAFVHAETSTGAVSDAKALGALAKQHNMLSIVDAVTSLGGVPLLVDEWQLDAVYSGSQKCLSCVPGLSPVTLSPAAIEVIKSRQAPVQSWFLDQSLVLGYWSGEGKRSYHHTAPVNSLYALHESLVLLKNEGLENAWQRHKDMHMLLREGLENLGLSFVVEEQSRLPQLNAVYLPEGVDDAAVRAQLLEEYNLEIGAGLGALAGKAWRIGLMGYGARRENVALCLKALETVLK